A stretch of the Lolium perenne isolate Kyuss_39 chromosome 3, Kyuss_2.0, whole genome shotgun sequence genome encodes the following:
- the LOC139838174 gene encoding uncharacterized protein, translating into MPPQRSVTTGLRLLLRAAHDVVRAGIRSPRQDYLRELLARIRIVSDTAVRSVSPSPERKRRIRCTCCKLHKKRPPLSMIWQDGWPLGLGLGALNARAGVARSVGSASSTTPFTTPSHCVSSFASPDVDTESTWSLSRGGGGGGGITLATLIGLVDAMESRRSSRDARASRSGGKLRALLLSLCLRSTLESGPSIAPSLGQFLEMERRAGGRSGHVHRMLPWNRA; encoded by the exons atgccaCCGCAGCGCAGTGTAACCACAGGTTTGCGCCTGCTGCTCCGGGCTGCTCACGATGTTGTTCGGGCCGGGATTCGATCTCCTCGTCAG GATTATCTTCGAGAATTGCTTGCCAGGATTCGGATTGTGAGTGATACTGCAGTTCGATCCGTTTCCCCCTCTCCTGAGCGCAAGCGCAGGATACGATGCACCTGCTGCAAGCTGCATAAAAAACGGCCTCCGCTTTCCATG ATATGGCAGGACGGCTGGCCTCTTGGACTTGGACTGGGCGCCCTGAATGCGCGAGCTGGAGTGGCCAGGAGCGtcggctccgcctcctccacCACGCCCTTCACCACCCCGTCTCACTGCGTTTCCTCCTTCGCTTCGCCTGATGTAGACACAGAG TCGACATGGTCTTTGtcgcgcggcggtggcggcggcggcggcatcacgCTGGCGACCCTGATCGGCCTGGTGGACGCCATGGAGAGCCGGCGCAGCAGCCGGGACGCGAGGGCAAGCAGGAGCGGCGGCAAGCTCAGGGCATTGCTGCTCTCGCTCTGCCTCCGGAGCACACTGGAGAGCGGCCCAAGCATCGCGCCGTCGCTCGGGCAGTTCTTGGAGATGGAGAGGAGAGCCGGTGGCAGGAGTGGCCATGTCCACAGGATGCTCCCGTGGAACCGTGCGTGA